A single window of Candidatus Aminicenantes bacterium DNA harbors:
- a CDS encoding NAD-dependent epimerase/dehydratase family protein codes for MNIVVTGAAGFIGSRLSLRLLENGCRVTGIDCLTDFYAERIKRRNLAPLLGHKKFRWLNADLNELPLRPLLRGADAVYHLAAQAGVRDSWGEQFDVYIRQNIRATQRLLEAAKGLPLRRFVYASSSSVYGLTPDMPFKETSPLHPLSPYGVSKLAAENLAFLYFQNYGVPAVSLRFFTVYGPGQRPDMAFHKFLKAIHAGAAITVYGDGKQTRDFTYIDDIVSANLAALERGRPGQVYNVGGGHRERLDRIFKVLASVCGRPPRLRRVAPQKGDVLHTFADISKAERELGFAPRTGLADGLAAEWDYIQQLYPLPASGQEAVKGTIS; via the coding sequence ATGAACATCGTCGTCACGGGGGCGGCCGGATTCATCGGATCGCGTCTCTCGCTGCGACTGCTCGAAAACGGCTGCCGGGTCACCGGCATCGACTGCTTGACCGATTTCTACGCCGAACGGATCAAGCGCCGGAACCTCGCGCCGCTCCTCGGCCACAAGAAATTCCGTTGGCTGAACGCCGACCTCAACGAGCTGCCCCTGCGCCCTCTCCTGCGCGGCGCCGACGCCGTCTACCACCTGGCCGCCCAGGCCGGAGTGCGGGATTCCTGGGGCGAACAGTTCGATGTCTACATCCGCCAGAACATCCGGGCCACCCAGCGGTTGCTCGAGGCGGCTAAAGGCCTGCCTCTGCGCCGCTTCGTCTACGCCTCCTCATCCTCCGTCTATGGCCTGACGCCCGACATGCCTTTCAAAGAGACGAGCCCCCTGCATCCGCTCTCGCCCTACGGCGTCAGCAAGCTGGCGGCCGAGAACCTGGCCTTCCTCTACTTCCAAAACTACGGCGTGCCCGCGGTTTCGCTGCGGTTCTTTACCGTCTACGGCCCCGGCCAGCGCCCCGACATGGCCTTCCACAAGTTTCTCAAAGCCATCCACGCAGGCGCGGCGATCACGGTCTACGGCGACGGCAAGCAGACCCGCGATTTCACCTACATCGACGATATCGTCTCGGCCAACCTGGCGGCCCTGGAGCGCGGCCGACCCGGCCAGGTTTACAACGTCGGCGGCGGCCATCGCGAACGTTTGGACCGGATTTTCAAGGTGTTGGCTTCAGTCTGCGGGCGCCCTCCCCGCTTGCGCCGCGTGGCTCCCCAAAAAGGCGATGTCCTGCACACCTTCGCCGACATTTCAAAGGCCGAGCGGGAGCTCGGCTTCGCGCCCCGGACCGGGCTGGCCGACGGGCTGGCCGCAGAATGGGATTACATCCAACAACTCTACCCCCTCCCGGCCTCCGGCCAAGAAGCGGTCAAAGGAACGATTTCATGA
- the bamD gene encoding outer membrane protein assembly factor BamD → MNQKIITGLALVCLIVAAADCGKKAKAVVVPGAGQAASDEALYKEGEQYLKKDPERARLYMRQVIDSFPKSFYAQRAKLAVADTYFRENDEGNLILAAAEYAEFIRLFPYSPSASFAQYRIALSFFNKALKPGRDQQKTLQALAEFKKVLSIYPLSEEAKTARQGILNCEERLAQHAVLIAEHYVRTKAYAAAVDRLIEILTSYPSFSGMEQVYYYLGLCYVGWNKADQAVPYLTKLVTDYPKSKLAVKGQKLLAEAKTAKPPVPPPAKPPVKK, encoded by the coding sequence ATGAACCAAAAGATCATCACGGGACTGGCCCTCGTCTGTCTTATCGTCGCCGCGGCCGACTGCGGCAAGAAGGCCAAAGCGGTCGTCGTCCCCGGCGCCGGCCAAGCGGCCTCGGACGAAGCCCTCTACAAAGAAGGGGAACAATACCTGAAGAAGGATCCCGAGCGGGCCCGGCTTTACATGCGCCAAGTCATCGACTCGTTCCCCAAGAGCTTCTATGCCCAGCGGGCCAAGCTGGCCGTCGCCGACACCTATTTCCGGGAGAACGACGAGGGCAATCTGATCCTGGCCGCGGCCGAATACGCCGAGTTCATCCGCCTCTTCCCCTACAGCCCCTCCGCCTCCTTCGCCCAATACAGGATCGCCCTGAGCTTTTTCAACAAAGCCCTGAAACCGGGACGCGACCAGCAGAAAACCCTGCAGGCCTTGGCCGAATTCAAGAAGGTCTTGAGCATCTATCCGTTGAGCGAAGAGGCCAAGACGGCCCGCCAAGGCATCCTCAACTGCGAGGAACGCCTGGCCCAGCACGCGGTCTTGATCGCCGAGCACTATGTCCGCACCAAAGCCTACGCCGCGGCGGTCGACCGACTGATCGAGATCCTGACGAGCTACCCGTCGTTCTCGGGCATGGAACAGGTCTACTACTATCTGGGGCTCTGCTACGTCGGATGGAACAAGGCCGATCAGGCCGTGCCTTACCTGACCAAGCTGGTGACGGACTATCCCAAGAGCAAGCTGGCCGTCAAGGGTCAGAAGCTCCTGGCCGAGGCGAAAACAGCCAAGCCGCCCGTTCCGCCTCCGGCTAAGCCCCCGGTCAAGAAATAA
- a CDS encoding PASTA domain-containing protein, producing MTKKTPNDYLLSILIYLVLFFAAAVGTSRLLLQGELVTVPNLVGRTLNEARTESARRKTSLTVQGYQFDGRYERGRVVAQDPPPQSRIKSHRTVKVTLSEGSEKVAVPKLEGRSLEWAAQSLKNAKLLRGRVSQIHSAQYAAGRIIAQYPPPEATVGRSSAVNFLVSQGAWEDRFIMPDLIEKDANFVLRQLRALDFKVAEIHPSFYPGLEPGIIIKQFPVHGYKVQKRNQVALEVSK from the coding sequence ATGACGAAAAAGACACCGAACGACTACCTTCTCAGCATCCTGATCTATCTTGTCCTTTTCTTCGCCGCGGCGGTCGGCACCTCGCGCCTCTTGCTGCAAGGGGAACTAGTCACCGTGCCCAACCTCGTCGGCCGCACTCTCAATGAAGCCCGGACGGAATCCGCCCGCCGCAAGACCTCCCTGACGGTTCAGGGCTACCAGTTCGACGGCCGCTATGAGCGGGGCCGCGTGGTCGCCCAGGACCCGCCGCCCCAATCCCGGATCAAATCGCACCGGACGGTCAAGGTCACCCTCAGCGAGGGCAGTGAAAAAGTCGCCGTCCCCAAGCTCGAAGGCCGGAGCCTGGAGTGGGCCGCCCAATCTTTGAAGAACGCCAAGCTTCTGCGCGGCCGCGTTTCGCAGATCCATTCGGCCCAATACGCCGCCGGGCGCATCATCGCCCAGTATCCGCCCCCGGAAGCCACGGTGGGCCGCAGCTCGGCCGTGAACTTCCTGGTCAGCCAGGGCGCCTGGGAGGACCGTTTCATCATGCCCGATCTGATCGAGAAGGACGCCAACTTCGTCCTTCGCCAGCTGCGGGCGTTGGACTTCAAAGTGGCCGAGATCCACCCTTCGTTCTACCCGGGGCTCGAGCCCGGCATCATCATCAAGCAATTCCCCGTCCACGGCTACAAGGTCCAGAAACGCAACCAGGTCGCCCTTGAGGTCAGCAAGTAA
- a CDS encoding C-GCAxxG-C-C family protein translates to MAENPRVAKAAAVFEEGFSCSQAVFLAFAEDLGLERETALRLSQAFGGGMAHLGEACGAVTGAFMALSLKHGRTRADDLAARDRTYERMRRLADRFKELHGSLKCPTLIGVDLATPEGMAEARDRGLFRTLCAGYVRTAAELVDELL, encoded by the coding sequence ATGGCCGAAAATCCGCGCGTAGCCAAGGCCGCGGCCGTCTTCGAGGAAGGATTCAGCTGTTCCCAGGCCGTCTTCCTCGCTTTTGCCGAGGACCTCGGCCTGGAACGCGAGACGGCCCTGCGGCTCAGCCAGGCCTTCGGCGGCGGCATGGCCCACCTCGGGGAGGCTTGCGGCGCCGTGACCGGGGCCTTCATGGCCCTCTCCCTCAAGCATGGCAGGACCCGGGCCGACGACCTGGCCGCCCGCGACCGGACCTACGAGCGCATGCGGCGGCTGGCCGACCGCTTCAAAGAGCTCCACGGCTCGCTCAAGTGCCCGACCCTCATCGGTGTGGACCTGGCCACCCCCGAAGGCATGGCCGAGGCCCGCGACCGGGGGCTCTTTCGCACGCTTTGCGCGGGCTACGTCCGGACGGCCGCCGAGCTCGTCGACGAGCTGCTCTAG
- the recN gene encoding DNA repair protein RecN: MIRHLRVRNLATIEDLEIRFGPGFSVLTGETGAGKSILIDSLRLIGGEKASADLIRTGCREAVVEALLTRPPTAPAAPPILEAEEMSVQRIVAEEGAAKAYCDGVLVPLKRLRDLVSGLIDVYGQNDHIFLLRLDSHLDYLDQQAGTLALRTETAGLAGELRAQWQKRLEWRAKERDRRQRLDYLEYQIQELEKAALRPGEEDELRAERHRLRNAEKIGGLLDKALGLAYSGEPSLSELAVKLQAVLDELVGFDAAFADYREALGPAVIAAREAADFLMRYKDGQDVAPERLETIEERLSRIESLKRKYGGQLEEVRVRLDELVAERDDLVRIQDRLAAADEEIARLHAAFAEKAARLSDRRRAAAAELGGAIEREIGMLGMKKARFEVRVSPQPVPLESADAVRDSGWDEVEFLISPNPGEDLKPLRRIASGGELSRIMLALKSAGRAREGAPTLIFDEIDAGIGGRTADFVAQKLRRLARTHQVICITHLPQIASHADYHFRIDKRIEKDRTFTTVRALLGEERVEEIARLMTGSRITDAARASAREMLRPDGRE; the protein is encoded by the coding sequence ATGATCCGTCACCTGCGCGTCCGGAACCTCGCCACGATCGAGGATCTGGAGATCCGGTTCGGGCCGGGATTTTCCGTCCTGACCGGCGAAACGGGAGCCGGCAAGTCCATCCTCATCGACAGCCTCCGGCTCATCGGGGGCGAAAAGGCCTCCGCGGATCTCATCCGGACGGGCTGCCGCGAGGCCGTCGTGGAAGCCCTCCTGACCCGCCCGCCCACCGCCCCGGCCGCGCCTCCGATTCTCGAAGCCGAGGAGATGAGCGTGCAGCGGATCGTAGCCGAGGAGGGCGCGGCCAAGGCCTATTGCGACGGCGTCCTCGTGCCCCTCAAGCGGCTGCGCGACCTCGTCTCGGGCCTGATCGACGTCTACGGCCAGAACGACCACATCTTCCTGCTCCGGCTGGACAGCCATCTCGATTACCTGGACCAGCAGGCCGGCACCCTGGCCTTGCGGACCGAGACGGCCGGCCTGGCCGGCGAGCTGCGGGCGCAATGGCAGAAGCGGCTCGAATGGCGGGCCAAGGAGCGCGACCGGCGGCAGCGGCTGGACTATTTGGAATACCAGATCCAGGAGCTCGAGAAAGCCGCTCTGCGGCCGGGCGAGGAAGACGAGCTGCGGGCCGAGCGCCATCGCCTGCGCAACGCCGAGAAGATCGGCGGCCTCCTCGACAAGGCTCTCGGCCTGGCCTACTCCGGGGAGCCTTCCCTATCCGAGCTGGCCGTGAAGCTGCAGGCCGTGCTGGACGAGCTCGTCGGCTTCGACGCCGCCTTCGCCGACTACCGGGAGGCGCTGGGCCCGGCCGTCATCGCCGCCCGCGAGGCCGCCGATTTTCTGATGCGCTACAAGGACGGCCAGGATGTCGCGCCCGAGCGGCTCGAGACAATCGAGGAACGCCTCAGCCGGATCGAAAGCCTGAAAAGAAAGTACGGGGGCCAATTGGAGGAGGTCCGCGTCCGGCTGGACGAGCTGGTCGCCGAGCGCGACGATCTGGTCCGGATCCAGGACCGGCTGGCGGCGGCCGACGAGGAGATCGCTCGGCTCCACGCCGCTTTCGCCGAGAAAGCCGCCCGGCTGTCGGACCGGAGGCGGGCTGCGGCCGCGGAGCTCGGGGGCGCCATCGAGCGGGAGATCGGGATGCTCGGGATGAAAAAAGCCCGCTTCGAGGTCCGCGTCTCCCCGCAGCCGGTCCCGTTGGAGAGCGCCGACGCCGTTCGGGATTCCGGCTGGGACGAGGTCGAATTCCTGATCAGCCCCAACCCGGGCGAAGACCTCAAACCCCTGCGTCGGATCGCCTCGGGCGGCGAACTCTCCCGAATCATGCTGGCCCTCAAATCGGCCGGCCGGGCCCGGGAAGGGGCGCCGACCCTGATCTTCGACGAGATCGACGCCGGCATCGGCGGCCGCACGGCCGACTTCGTGGCCCAGAAGCTGCGCCGCCTGGCCCGAACCCATCAGGTCATCTGCATCACCCACCTGCCCCAGATCGCCTCCCACGCCGACTATCATTTCCGGATCGATAAACGGATCGAGAAGGATCGCACCTTCACCACCGTCCGCGCCCTCCTGGGCGAAGAGCGGGTAGAGGAGATCGCCCGGCTCATGACCGGAAGCCGGATCACAGACGCGGCTCGGGCCAGCGCCCGCGAGATGCTGCGTCCCGACGGCCGGGAATGA
- a CDS encoding aminotransferase class I/II-fold pyridoxal phosphate-dependent enzyme produces MTISDFRSDTVTKPTPAMRRAMAEAEVGDDVIGVDPTVRRLEALAAETMGKEAGLFCPSGTMGNAIAVKAWTQELQEVIVEAKSHIYNLESTQMTFISRVTPRPLPSRRGAMDPAEVERAVRKPNVHTPQTSLICAENTHNNWGGAVLPLDNLKGLRAVADRHGLKLHIDGARIFNASAASGVPVLDYARQADSVMFCLSKGLSAPIGSMLVGPRDFIDYGRRLRKVLGGGMRQVGVIAAAGLLAMTEMVGRLAEDHVRARRLAEAIAFLPGIAIDPAEVETNIIIFGFEHPRLNVPGLLGDLERRGIWALAAPGGAGIRMVTHKDVDDGDVDRAIAAFREILAHR; encoded by the coding sequence ATGACGATTTCCGACTTCCGCAGCGACACCGTGACCAAGCCCACTCCGGCCATGCGCCGGGCCATGGCCGAGGCCGAGGTCGGCGACGACGTCATCGGCGTCGATCCGACGGTCCGGCGCCTGGAGGCCCTGGCGGCCGAGACCATGGGTAAAGAGGCCGGCCTGTTCTGCCCGTCGGGCACGATGGGCAACGCCATCGCGGTTAAGGCCTGGACGCAGGAACTGCAGGAAGTCATCGTCGAGGCCAAGTCCCATATCTACAACCTCGAGTCGACCCAGATGACATTCATCTCCCGGGTGACGCCGCGCCCGCTCCCCTCCCGGCGCGGCGCCATGGATCCGGCCGAGGTGGAACGAGCGGTCCGGAAGCCCAACGTCCACACGCCGCAGACGAGCCTGATCTGCGCCGAAAACACCCACAACAACTGGGGCGGCGCGGTTCTGCCGCTGGACAACTTGAAGGGCCTGCGGGCGGTTGCCGACCGGCACGGCCTGAAGCTGCACATCGACGGGGCCCGGATCTTCAACGCCAGCGCCGCCTCCGGCGTCCCCGTCCTCGACTATGCCCGGCAGGCCGATTCGGTCATGTTCTGCCTATCCAAGGGACTTTCGGCTCCGATCGGATCGATGCTGGTCGGGCCTCGGGATTTTATTGATTACGGCCGCCGGTTGCGCAAGGTGTTGGGCGGCGGGATGCGGCAGGTGGGGGTGATCGCCGCGGCCGGATTGCTGGCCATGACCGAGATGGTCGGGCGTCTGGCCGAAGACCATGTCCGGGCCCGCCGGCTGGCCGAGGCCATCGCGTTTTTGCCGGGCATCGCCATCGATCCGGCCGAAGTGGAGACCAACATCATCATCTTCGGGTTCGAGCATCCCCGGCTGAACGTTCCGGGCCTGCTCGGGGATTTGGAGCGGCGGGGCATCTGGGCCTTGGCGGCGCCGGGCGGCGCCGGCATCCGGATGGTCACCCACAAGGACGTCGACGACGGGGACGTGGATCGGGCTATCGCCGCGTTCCGCGAAATCCTAGCCCATCGCTAA
- the miaB gene encoding tRNA (N6-isopentenyl adenosine(37)-C2)-methylthiotransferase MiaB: MSNDLVGRLFFIRTFGCQMNENDSEKIAGVLAAEGARPAGRAEDADILIINSCAVRAKSEEKMYSYLGRLAQMKARRPLLIGVAGCIAQIEGDRILSRRLGVDFVIGPDEYLKLPEILARTDAGPVVAAEQVAAWQEAPPRLLARQSPISAFVTIMEGCDNFCSYCIVPMARGREKFRPLESIRAEVEDLARRGYREIQFLGQNVNSYRDPDGRADFARLLAEMERIPGPEWIRFLTSHPRSFGPSIIEAMAASPRICRQLHLPIQSGSSSVLARMNRGYSRADYLGLVARLRERLPGLCLSTDIIVGFPGETEEEFLETLAILEEIRFTSIFSFRYSPRPGTAAARGPDDVPLEVKRRRLIEVQTLQKRLQTEFHRSLIGRTLKVLALGPGKKDATAFSGRTEGGQVVNFRAEGDVTGRFLDLEIIGAGPYSLRGAPASLPS; the protein is encoded by the coding sequence ATGTCCAACGATCTCGTCGGCCGCCTCTTTTTCATCCGGACCTTCGGCTGCCAGATGAACGAGAACGACTCCGAAAAGATCGCCGGCGTCCTCGCGGCCGAGGGCGCCCGGCCGGCCGGGCGCGCAGAAGACGCCGACATCCTGATCATCAACAGTTGCGCCGTCCGGGCCAAATCCGAGGAGAAGATGTACTCCTACCTCGGCCGTTTGGCCCAGATGAAGGCCCGCCGGCCCCTCCTTATCGGCGTCGCCGGCTGCATCGCCCAAATCGAGGGCGATCGAATTCTATCCCGCCGGTTGGGAGTCGACTTCGTGATCGGTCCCGACGAATACCTGAAGCTCCCCGAGATCCTGGCTCGGACCGACGCGGGCCCCGTCGTCGCCGCCGAACAGGTCGCCGCGTGGCAGGAGGCGCCTCCCCGTCTCTTGGCCCGCCAAAGCCCGATCAGCGCCTTCGTCACGATCATGGAGGGCTGCGACAACTTCTGCTCCTACTGCATCGTGCCCATGGCTCGGGGGCGGGAAAAATTCCGTCCCCTGGAGTCCATCCGGGCCGAAGTCGAGGACCTGGCCCGGCGCGGCTACCGGGAAATTCAATTCCTCGGCCAGAACGTCAACTCCTACCGCGACCCGGACGGCCGGGCCGACTTCGCCCGCCTGCTGGCGGAGATGGAGCGAATCCCGGGGCCGGAGTGGATCCGCTTCCTGACCTCGCATCCCCGGAGTTTCGGCCCTTCGATCATCGAAGCCATGGCCGCCTCCCCCCGCATCTGCCGCCAGCTCCACCTGCCGATCCAATCCGGATCGAGCTCGGTCCTGGCCCGCATGAACAGGGGCTATTCGCGGGCTGATTACCTTGGGCTCGTCGCCCGCCTGCGCGAGCGCCTGCCCGGCCTTTGCCTGAGCACGGACATCATCGTCGGCTTTCCGGGCGAGACCGAGGAGGAGTTTCTCGAAACCCTGGCGATTCTGGAGGAGATTCGATTCACCTCCATCTTCTCCTTCCGCTACTCGCCCCGGCCGGGGACGGCGGCGGCCCGCGGCCCCGACGATGTTCCCTTAGAGGTCAAGCGCCGCCGACTGATCGAGGTCCAAACCCTCCAGAAGAGGCTGCAAACGGAATTTCACCGCAGCCTCATCGGCCGGACCCTGAAAGTACTGGCTTTGGGACCGGGCAAGAAAGACGCCACGGCCTTTTCCGGCCGCACGGAAGGCGGCCAAGTCGTCAATTTCCGGGCCGAGGGCGACGTCACCGGCCGCTTCCTGGACCTTGAGATCATCGGCGCCGGCCCGTATAGCCTGCGCGGGGCTCCTGCCTCCCTCCCCAGCTAG
- a CDS encoding HD domain-containing protein — MTEFDVQEGFLRAAYPLTSAISNMRYYGCDHPYVVDYVQSAFGELTSLLGTIKSITVFLVGDRLIVEDRPLAETRLFIKKFISILKENEIERLTFAAGITKLELMSFIAGLAAKGGTPLRSSTGIRLGKVELRMGEETWPLEACSIPAGERPTTDVSLIGGDQEFDRIKELYQLAERNKRVDMHNAEEIVKRFIGILGLDADPIGLLASVKEVHEYTFTHAVNVGILTIGQARILGFSSASVREIGIAALLHDMGKIFIPPEILGKPGRLTPQERVVIEKHTLKGGRYLMTQEGVPKLAALVALEHHRKFDGTGYPYFGPGWKPHIVGQMVAIADVFDALRSRRAYSEPKSMEAILEILRQERGIAFHPRLLDNFLGLLAGHKPPM, encoded by the coding sequence ATGACGGAATTCGATGTTCAAGAGGGATTTTTGCGGGCCGCTTATCCTCTGACGTCGGCGATCTCCAATATGCGCTATTACGGCTGTGATCACCCCTATGTCGTGGACTATGTCCAATCGGCCTTTGGGGAGCTGACGAGCCTGTTGGGGACAATCAAGTCCATAACGGTTTTCCTGGTCGGCGATCGCCTCATCGTCGAGGATCGGCCTCTGGCGGAAACCAGGCTCTTTATAAAAAAATTCATCTCTATTTTAAAGGAAAACGAAATCGAGCGTCTCACCTTTGCGGCCGGCATCACCAAGCTCGAACTGATGAGCTTCATAGCCGGCCTGGCGGCCAAAGGCGGCACCCCGCTCCGATCCTCCACCGGCATCCGGCTCGGCAAAGTGGAACTCCGGATGGGGGAGGAGACCTGGCCATTGGAAGCCTGCTCTATTCCAGCCGGGGAGCGGCCGACGACGGACGTCAGCCTGATCGGCGGCGATCAGGAATTCGACCGGATCAAAGAGCTATACCAACTGGCTGAGCGGAACAAACGTGTCGACATGCACAACGCCGAAGAGATCGTCAAACGGTTCATCGGCATACTGGGTTTGGACGCCGATCCGATCGGCCTGCTGGCTTCGGTCAAGGAGGTCCACGAATACACCTTCACCCATGCCGTGAATGTCGGAATTCTAACCATCGGACAGGCCCGTATTCTCGGCTTTTCCTCCGCGTCCGTCCGCGAGATCGGGATCGCGGCCTTGCTCCACGACATGGGCAAGATATTCATCCCCCCCGAGATCCTGGGCAAGCCGGGCCGGTTGACGCCGCAGGAACGCGTCGTCATTGAAAAGCATACCCTGAAAGGCGGCCGGTATCTGATGACCCAGGAGGGCGTTCCCAAGCTGGCCGCGCTGGTGGCTCTCGAACATCACCGCAAATTCGACGGGACCGGATACCCCTACTTCGGCCCGGGGTGGAAGCCCCACATCGTCGGACAAATGGTCGCCATCGCCGATGTGTTCGACGCCTTGCGCAGCCGCCGCGCCTATAGTGAACCGAAATCGATGGAAGCGATTCTTGAAATCCTGCGCCAGGAACGGGGGATCGCCTTCCACCCTCGACTCCTCGACAATTTTCTGGGGCTGTTGGCGGGCCATAAGCCGCCGATGTAG
- the rpe gene encoding ribulose-phosphate 3-epimerase — protein sequence MALLAPSLLSADFTRLAEAAAAAEAGGADLLHVDIMDGHFVPGLTFGPGLVARLKKATRLPLDVHLMVDTPREVVPWFLDAGADWISIHVEATPHLHRDIDAILTAGRKAGAALNPATPLAALQDILPDLDFVLIMCVNPGRGSQRFIPGSRQRIRDLRRTLREASLPALVEIDGGVNDDNVAGLVRDGAQIIVAGNAVFNDPDPARAAARLKNLAARAESA from the coding sequence ATGGCCCTCCTCGCCCCCTCCCTGCTGTCGGCGGACTTCACCCGCCTGGCCGAGGCCGCGGCCGCGGCCGAAGCCGGAGGCGCGGATCTGCTCCATGTCGACATCATGGACGGGCATTTCGTCCCCGGCCTGACCTTCGGGCCCGGCCTAGTCGCCCGCCTCAAGAAGGCGACCCGGCTGCCGCTGGACGTCCATCTCATGGTCGATACGCCGCGTGAGGTCGTGCCGTGGTTCCTTGACGCGGGGGCCGATTGGATCTCGATCCACGTCGAGGCGACCCCCCACCTCCATCGCGACATCGACGCCATCCTGACCGCGGGCCGCAAAGCCGGCGCCGCGCTCAATCCCGCGACACCGCTGGCCGCTCTGCAGGACATCCTGCCCGACCTCGACTTCGTTCTGATCATGTGCGTCAATCCGGGCCGGGGCAGCCAGCGATTCATCCCGGGCTCGCGCCAACGGATCCGCGATTTGCGGCGGACGCTGCGGGAAGCCAGCCTCCCGGCCCTGGTCGAGATCGACGGCGGGGTCAACGACGACAACGTGGCCGGGCTGGTCCGCGACGGCGCCCAGATCATCGTCGCCGGCAACGCCGTGTTCAACGACCCCGACCCGGCGCGGGCGGCCGCAAGGTTGAAAAACCTGGCCGCCCGGGCGGAGAGCGCATGA
- a CDS encoding S8 family serine peptidase codes for MTPHLRQAILILAAVATAAAAMAFQTTPAVPRDVASAGASFLGDASGLPAYAPDQVLVKFRRSIPQILKAATLAAYGSRIVARVDRLDVYTIQTPEGTTVEEMIDALARNPDVEYAHPNHYLRATLTPNDPLFKYQYALSNTGQQIGSVPGSPTGKASADIKGPAAWEETIGSETVTVAVVDSGVDLTHPDLVDKIKNSGYDFVNNDHDATDDYVHGTLVAGIIAAGTDNSEGIAGVAWNCRILPVKVLDKTGTGTTDKVAQGIIYAADNGASVINLSLGSPTGDETLRSALRYAYDKGVVIIAAAGNSAGPVYYPAAYDNYVFAVAATDYNDVRASFSNIGAEIDAAAPGVQILSTVPTWFFGPATLPYGYADGTSMAAPHVSGLAALIKGLKPGLTPAQIMAIMRYSADDVNAAGYAGKDEFLGYGRINMEKALVPLILQKK; via the coding sequence ATGACCCCCCACCTGCGCCAAGCAATTCTCATCCTGGCCGCCGTCGCCACGGCCGCCGCCGCCATGGCCTTCCAAACGACGCCGGCCGTTCCGCGCGATGTCGCCTCCGCCGGTGCGTCCTTCCTCGGCGACGCTTCCGGGCTGCCCGCTTACGCCCCCGACCAAGTCCTGGTTAAGTTCAGGCGCTCGATTCCGCAGATCCTGAAGGCCGCCACCCTAGCCGCTTACGGCTCCCGCATTGTCGCCCGGGTGGACAGGCTCGATGTCTACACGATTCAAACGCCCGAGGGGACGACGGTCGAGGAGATGATCGACGCCCTAGCGCGCAACCCCGACGTCGAGTATGCCCACCCCAACCATTATCTGCGCGCGACGCTGACCCCGAACGATCCTTTGTTCAAGTACCAGTACGCCCTCTCGAACACGGGCCAGCAGATCGGCAGCGTCCCCGGCAGCCCGACGGGCAAGGCCAGCGCCGACATCAAGGGCCCGGCCGCCTGGGAGGAGACGATCGGGAGCGAGACGGTGACCGTGGCCGTCGTCGACTCCGGCGTGGATCTGACGCATCCCGACCTCGTCGACAAGATCAAGAACAGCGGCTATGACTTCGTCAACAACGATCACGACGCCACCGACGATTATGTCCATGGGACATTGGTGGCCGGCATCATCGCGGCCGGAACGGACAATAGCGAGGGTATCGCCGGCGTCGCCTGGAACTGCCGGATCCTGCCCGTCAAGGTACTGGACAAAACCGGCACAGGGACGACCGACAAGGTCGCCCAGGGTATCATCTATGCGGCCGACAACGGCGCCTCCGTCATCAACCTCAGCCTGGGCTCGCCGACCGGCGACGAGACCCTGCGCAGCGCCCTGCGCTACGCCTACGACAAGGGTGTCGTCATCATCGCCGCAGCCGGCAACTCGGCCGGGCCCGTATATTATCCGGCCGCCTACGACAACTACGTCTTCGCCGTAGCCGCCACCGATTACAACGACGTCCGGGCCTCGTTCTCCAACATCGGCGCCGAGATCGACGCCGCGGCCCCCGGCGTCCAGATCCTGTCCACCGTGCCCACCTGGTTTTTCGGTCCGGCGACGCTTCCCTATGGATACGCCGACGGCACCTCGATGGCCGCGCCGCACGTCTCCGGCCTGGCCGCCCTGATCAAGGGCCTCAAACCCGGCTTGACGCCGGCCCAGATCATGGCCATCATGCGGTACTCGGCCGACGACGTCAACGCCGCCGGCTACGCCGGCAAGGACGAATTTCTCGGCTACGGCCGCATCAACATGGAAAAGGCCCTCGTCCCCCTCATCCTCCAGAAGAAATAA